A genomic window from Osmerus eperlanus chromosome 5, fOsmEpe2.1, whole genome shotgun sequence includes:
- the LOC134020528 gene encoding ensconsin-like — translation MSGFPGKKRMDKKKKERTPAVKSGPQIQAEQRWARKMQAAQKDAETRLIIKRWVDLKKTLQKPREKRLAELREAEKRLAEDSRDMQRQERWREWRQKERELWEAEQRQKEQELNSKKKLEILQETKTPHTQVLKSPTILEELKILDELLEETADIKLPSMSPVHQPVSPTPTPLPLGKDGAYLGLTTTKPLEAQARHPHGVKHPTCTPLPEDTQIYTHPMANQEEGLESGLAKLQVQEASVEESSNSDMLMKIENEIKAEEGKAAKKEREFIEKQKKAEKLAQEKMEKKQRKQLEQAEKRNMEIQTKLENERCKMKALERKEMQRLAEEQRQEMKKKEKEEKKAEKGQLEMGSLPKYGFFEKIKRAFHFH, via the exons ATGAGCGGATTTCCAGGAAAGAAGCGGATGgataagaaaaagaaagaacggaCACCGGCGGTAAAAAGCGGGCCACAGATACAGGCAGAACAGAGATGGGCCCGGAAGATGCAGGCAGCACAGAAGGATGCTGAAACGAGGCTTATAATTAAAAGGTGGGTAGACCTGAAAAAGACCTTACAGAAGCCGCGTGAAAAGAGGCTGGCAGAGctaagggaggcagagaaaagGCTGGCAGAAGACAGTCGGGACatgcagaggcaggagaggtggagagagtggaggcagAAGGAACGAGAGCTGtgggaggcagagcagagacagaaagagcaggAGCTCAACTCTAAGAAAAAACTTGAAATTCTGCAGGAGACCaagacacctcacacacaggtgCTTAAGTCTCCTACCATCTTGGAGGAGTTAAAGATACTGGATGAACTGCTTGAGGAG ACAGCAGATATCAAACTGCCATCAATGTCCCCCGTCCATCAGCCAGTCTCCccaacccccacacccctcccactgGGTAAAGATGGAGCATACTTGGGCCTCACCACCACCAAACCCCTGGAAGCTCAGGCCAGGCACCCCCACGGGGTCAAGCATCCCACCTGCACACCTCTTCCTGAGGACACTCAAATCTACACCCACCCCATGGCCAACCAGGAGGAAGGATTAGAGAGTGGACTAGCAAAGCTGCAAGTACAGGAGGCATCTGTTGAGGAGAGTTCCAACAGTGACATGTTGATGAAAATTGAGAATGAGATAAAGGCTGAGGAGGGTAAAGcagcaaagaaagagagggagttcaTAGAAAAGCAGAAGAAAGCAGAAAAGCTGGCgcaggagaagatggagaagaaacagaggaagcagctggagcaggcagaaaaaagaaacatgGAGATTCAAACTAAGCTGGAGAATGAGAGATGCAAAATGAAAGCTCTAGAAAGGAAAGAGATGCAAAGGTTAGCAGAAGAGCAAAGACAGGaaatgaagaagaaagaaaaggaagagaaaaaggcAGAAAAAGGACAATTGGAAATGGGGTCTTTGCCAAAATATGGCTTCTTCGAGAAGATAAAGAGGGCCTTTCATTTCCACTGA